TCTGCGGACGAAGAGAAGTTGACGGCGGCGACGGTAACGTTTTTCTGTAGTGCGCCGGATCCCAGCACTTTGCCAGGAACGACGACAGTCTCTTCTTCGCGTGCGTATCGCTCGATGCGGCCCAGGTTCACCTCAGCGTGGGTGCGCCGGGGCTTCTCGAGTCGATCCGCAACGTCTCGCCAGACATCGGCGTCCGTTTCGCGGGACGTCGACTTCAGCTCGGCGATAAGATCGTTGAGCCTCGGATTAGTCTTGCTACTCATTGGTATCCTCCAACTGCTAACTGATCGACGACGCGAGGAACTGCGCCGTCGACTGTGGAATCGAAATTGTTGTACTGCCGACCGAACTCGGTCGTGAAGCGATCGCATACTGCTCGAGCGCCTCTCGACTGTCGGTCGGTCGTAGAGAAGTGATGCAGGGAGCAGGATTTGAACCTGCGGACTCCTACGAGACAGCGCCCTGAACGCTGCGCCGTTGGCCTGACTTGGCTATCCCTGCTCGCACTTCCGTCTACCCGTCGCCCCTTCAAACCCCTTTCGATTCCAGCGGACGCGCAATCGCCGGTCTCGTCGCTCACGGCGTCGGCGAGTGGCGCGTCCTGAATGGGTTGGGGGCGTCGGTTCATATCTACAGCTGTACTGCGTCTTCGAGTTCGGTCGCGCGTTCCGCGATCGTGTCCGCGGCCCGCGTCACGAGCTCTTCGATGGGGAACGAGCCGTCGGTCTCCACGTGGAAGACGAAGGCGTTGGGCACGTCCTCGATCCGGACCTCCTTGCCCGGGTAGCGGTTCGAGAGATCGTGGTCGAATTCGCTCGTCGAAACAAGCTCACCATCGTCCTCGATCACGCCGCGGATGATCCGGCTCTCCTGGTCCTCGAACTCGGGGAGCTCACCGTCGACCTCCACGCGCTGGAGGTGTCGGTAGCCAACTGCGACCCCGCCCTGATGTTTGGCGTGGTCTTTCCCGCGGTCGATGACGGCATCGGCCTCGGCCTCGAAGCGCTGGCCGTCCTTGAGCTCGATGATCGGGACGTTTTCCTCAGCGGGTTGAACGAGATCATCGCTGGAGACGAGATCGCCGGAATACGCGGTGGCCGGCCCTTCGACGTCGATCGAGAGCGTGACGGTCTCGTCCTCGCCGAACTCGCCGACCGGTGGCGTTGTCAGCGGGACGAGCCCGAGACGCAAGGCGAGTTGCTCGTCGAACATAACTGACGAGTTCTCGACGAACCGGACGGTGTCGATTGCCATCGTCGGCACGTCGGCGACCATCGCTCGACGGATGCCGTTGGCGAATCCGGGTGTCACGCCGCGAACGAGGAACCGTGCCTCACGATCCTCGCGTTCGACGAACTCGACGTCGTACTCTGCACTCATGGTCTAGTAGCCGCCCTTCCCTTTGGGAGCGCGCGATCCGTCGTGTGGGATCGGCGTGACGTCCTCGATGCGCCCGATCTCGATGCCCGAGCGGGCAAGCGCACGGATCGTCGCCTGTGCGCCCGGACCGGGGGACTTCTGAAGGTTGCCGCCGGGGCCGCGCACGTGAACGTGCAGGCCCGTGATGCCGGCTGCTTTGACCTCTTCGGCGACGGACTCGGCCATCTGCATGGCCGCGTACGGCGACGCCTCGTCGCGGTTCTGCTTGACCGCCGTCCCACCGGAGGACTTGGCGATCGTCTCCGCGCCCGTGAGGTCGGTCACGGTCATGACGGTGTTGTTGAACGATGCGTGTACGTGGGCAATGCCCCATTTTTCGTCCTGACTCATGTTACTGACCCTCCGCGCGTTCGGGGTGGAGATCGTCCGCGAGCGGGCTGTTCTCGTCGAAGGCCACCAGATCCTCCTCGTCGATATCGATGACGTAGGAGGGGACGAGGTGGCGCTGACCGTCGACCATGATGTGGCCGTGCGTGATGAACTGACGAGCCTGCTGGGCCGTGTTCGCCAGCCCATTGCGGTAGACGATCGTCTGCAGTCGGCGTTCGAGGATGTCCTCGATCTCGAGCGACAGGATGTCGCCGAGTTCGTCGGTCTCGTCGAGGATGCCGACGCGTTTGAGCCGACCGAGGAACTCCTCGGAGCGGCGGATGACGGTTTCGTCGTCCTGGGCCTGGCCGAGCAGTTCTCGGGCCTCGCGCCGGTAGGAGCGAAGCTCGGACTGAGCACGCCAGAGCTCTTCCTTGTTGGAGAGCCCGTAGCGGTCGACGAGGGAGTGTTCGGAGGCAATGCGCTCACCCTGGTAGGGGTGGTTCGGCGTCTCGTATTGCTTGGTGTCAGTGCCGAGTGGCATTATTCACCCTCGTCCTCTTCTTCGGCGGCGGCGGCCTCTTCGGCCTGTTCTTCGCGGATCTCTTCGACGTTAACTCCGATGGTGCCCTCCGTACGACCGGTGGACTTGGTTCGCTGACCGCGAACCTTCTGGCCCCGCTTGTGGCGAGAGCCTTTGTAGGAGTCGATCATCTTCATCCGGTTGATGTCATGTTGTCGAGTCAACTGGAGATCGTTGCCGATCTCGTGAGTCGTTTCGCCGCTGTAGAAGTCGTCCTGACGGTTGTTGAGCCAGTCTGGGACTTCGTCGGCGTAATTCTCGACGACTTCGATGACGCCATCGATGACGTCATCGTCGAGTCGGCCGAACGTCGCCGTTCGGTCGACACCCGCTTCCTCGGCGATGAGCCGGGAGGTTCGTCGACCAATCCCGTTCATCTCCGAGAGCGAGCGCTCGACGGACTTCGTCCCATCGAGGTCGGTTTGCCCGATGCGAACGAAGTATCGAAGATCTTCGTCGTCTTCTTGTTCTTGAGGTTCTTCGGCGCTCATGTGTCGTGTATCTGTGTCTGGTCTGCGTGCGTTGCAAATGACTGGCGGGAAAACGCCAGTGAAGTGTCCGACGTTGTGGCGGGGATTTGAACCCCGGAGGCTTAACGCCACATGGTTAGCAACCATGCGCCTTGGGCCGCTTGGCTACCACAACACCGTTCGTCTATCATCGCCCTCTCGGACTCGGGGATCACTCCCCTGCACGTATTGCATCCGAATCTATCCCCGTCTCCTACTTAAGGGCAACGAAAGGTCGCGGCGGGCCGTGTGACTCTGTCTCCCGTGTTACTCCTGCTCGAGATGAAGACCGAGCGACCGACGACGTGGGGCCGATGATGGTGCTACGCGCCGGCGTACTCCTCGATGTACTTCTCGTTGATCTCCCACTGGCCCTCCTCGTTCTGGACCATGTACTCCCCGTAGTAGGGCACTCGACCGGCGACGGTATCACGGAAGGCCTCGCGGATCTCCGGTTTCGTCATCTCGCCCATCGATTTGAGGTCGTCGTTGCGGTTGAGACAGCCCTTGAGGTAGCCCTCGTGGGTGACCCGAACGCGGTGACAGTTCGCACAGAAGGTGGGGTTCTCGACGGGGTCGACAATCTCGACCATGCCGTCATTTATCCAGTAGCGCTTCCGGTCGTGCATCTCCCGATGTTCGATCTCATCGGCCTGCTCCGCCAGCCACTCGTGGACGCGCCCGATATCGATATTCCACTCCGGCTTGCCTGTCAGTTCGGGCATATACTCGATCAACTGCAGTTGGAGCCCGTCGTTTTCCGCGACATGGTCGACCATTTCCGGCACGTACCCCGCCGTGTGCTCGAAGACGACCATGTTGAGTTTGACTGGGTCGAGCCCCGCATCTAGCGCGGCCTCGACCCCCTCGAGCACCGTCTCGTAGGCCCCGCTCTTCGTCACGGCGGCGAAGTCCTCCGGATCGAGCGCGTCCTGGGAGACGTTGACCCGCTCGAGACCCGCGTCCACGAGATCCTCGGCCCGACCGGGGAGGAACGTGCCATTCGTGGTCAGCGAGACCTCCATCCCATCCGGCGTGCGCTCGATGATCTCCTCTAAGTCCTGCCGAAGCATCGGCTCTCCACCGGTGAACTTGACTGCGTTGACGTCGAACTCCGCGGCGACCTCGAGAAACCGGACGACGTCGTCGGTCGACATCTCGTCGTCCTGCGGGTCCATCGGTCCGCGAGTGTCCCCGAGTCCCTCATTGTGACAGTAGACGCAGTCGAAGTTACACCGATCGGTGAGGGAGACGCGAACCCCAGAGACCTCCCGCCCGAATTCGTCGGTGAGCATACCATCTATTTGCAGACGGATCCGCTTAAACACGCCGGGAATTTCGGCCGCTCGTAACCGATTTCGGTTTCCATATGTTGTCAGCATACTAGAGGATCGATGCGTCGCTCGCTGCCCGGCTGGGCCCGGTATCTTGGTCATCGGCGTGGTGGTTCTCTCCATGAGTACCATCGCGGCACTCTCGGTTCCCGCCGCGGAGTTCGCGCTTCATCACACGCTCGAGGCGACGGACGGCCTCGCCGTGGAGATCGAACGCGTCGTCGCGTACGATCCGGATCACGTAATGCCGTACGTCTGGTTCGCTGGCGACGAATCGACGCTTGCGACCGCCGATGACGCACTGTCGGACGACCCTAGCGTCGACGAGTTCGAACCGTTGACGGATCTCACCGACGAGTGTCTCTATCGAATGAACTGGGTGGACGACGTGATCGTCATACTGCACCTGCTGACCGAAGAACAGGCGACGATCCTCGATGCACACGTCGAGAACAAAGCGTGGCGATTCCGGGTCCTCTTTCCCGAACGAGAGGCGCTCTCTCGGACCTACGACTTCGCGACCGAGCAGGGACTTTCCATCGGGATTCAGAAGGTTCACCGACTAGAAGAGAATCGCCACGGTCGGTTTGGCCTCACCGACGCTCAGTACGAGACGCTGGTTGCGGCCCTCGAGCGCGGCTACTACGAGATCCCCCGAGAGATGGATATGGACCATCTATCGGACGAACTCGGTATCTCGCATCAGGCGCTCTCCGAGCGACTCCGGCGCGCACATCGAACGCTTGTCGCGGAGATCGTCGACGTCGGCGAGTCGGACAAGGAGTGATCTGCATGGAGTGCCGCGCCGCATCGACCGGCGGAAGACCTAACCCCGCCCACGCTCGAACGAGGGCGTATGGACGAGGATATGCTCGCGGACCAGCGTCGCCTCGTAGAACTCATCGAGGAGGAGGGATGGGACGTCACCGACCTCGAGCTCTCGGCCTACGATAGTCCGTGGGCAGACGAGGACGACCCCGAAGCGACCGTGACGATCACTGCCCGGAAACCGTACGAAGGCGAGGACGACGGCGAAGACGGCGATGACGAGAGTCCGTATCGGCTGAAGTAGCGACGAGCGTCGCGCTGTGAAGCGTGGTCGCCCCGCTTTCGGTTCGCGAAGCGATGACGAGTCACTCATAGAGAGCAGCCGAAAATAGCAGTGGATTTTTCATAACACAAAAGTCATGTACTCGCTACTGGAATCGGAACGAAATGGCTGCAATTGGAATTGGTGCCCCGATTTACGCCGGGATTCAGGCGCTCCTCTCGGGCTACGTGTACCGAGAAGCCAAACACCACGACCGTCGGTCACCGCTGATTCTGGCGGGTACCACGTTCGTTTTCGGCATCGCTGCGGCCATCGTGATGAGCGGGATTCTTCTCGTGTTAGTCGTGCAAGCGATTGCACTCGTCCTGTATCTCGCCGCACAAGCTCGAACCGGATCGCTGGCCGAACCGTGATTCGGGTCAGGCCACGGTTGACTTCCCGCGGTATCAGCGATCGGAACGAACGGGTCCAAGTGGACGGACGATGCGACCCGATTACCCCTTGATGTTACACACGGGGAATGTCCGCGCGACCTTATCCCCAATGCCGAGTTCGTCCGAGACGCGGACGACCTCGTCGACGTCTTTGTAGACGCCCGGCGCTTCCTCAGCGATCGTGGCTCCGGACTGGGCCTTGACGTAGATCGCCTGCTGGTCCTCGAGGTCCTGCTGGACGTCGCCGCCCCAGAACTCGTTTTTCGCCTGGGTGCGGCTCATCAGGCGGCCGGCACCGTGGGCGGTGGAGCCGAAGGTGAGGTCCATCGAGTTCTCGCCGCCCCGGAGGACGTAGCTGCCCGCACCCATGCTGCCGGGAATGATCACTGGCTGGCCGACGTCGCGGTAGGCCTTGGGGACTTCGGGATGGCCGGCGGGGAACGCCCGCGTTGCACCCTTGCGGTGGACGTAGAGTTCGCGCTCGTCGCCGTCCTCGTTCACGACGTGGGTCTCTTTCTTCGCGATGTTGTGGGCCACGTCGTAGAGCAGGTCCATCTCCATTTCCTCCCAGGAACGATCGAAGACGCGCTCGAAGACCTGCCGCGTGCGGTGCATGATCAGCTGCCGGTTGACCCACGCGAAGTTGATCGCCGCGTTCATCGCGCCGTAGTAGTCCTCGGCGAGCTGTGAGCCCGCGGGCGCGGCCGCGAGTTCCTTGTCAGGCAACTGGTCCAGCAGCCCCTTGTGTTGTTGCTCGATCTTCCGCAGATAATCGTTGCAGGTCTGGTGGCCCAGTCCGCGGGAGCCACAGTGGATCAACACGACGATCTGGTCTTCCTCGAGCCCGTAGGCCTCGCCCACGCCCGAATCGAAAACGTCGGTCACGCGCTGGACCTCGAGGAAGTGGTTGCCAGACCCCAGCGATCCGATCTGGTTCTTGCCGCGGTCCTTGGCCTTCTGGCTCACCTTCTCGGGATCGGCACCCTCGCGCATCCCCTCGTCCTCGCAGTGGAGCAAGTCCTCCTCGACGGCGTGGCCGTTCTCCAGCGCCCAGTCGACGCCGCGGGCGAGGATTTCGTCGATCGCGTCGACGCCGGCCTCGACGATTCCGCCGCCGCCGAGCCCTGACGGAATATTGGCGAAGAGCGAGTCGACGAGTTCCTCCTCGTGACCCTGCACCTCGTCGTAGGTCAGGTTCGTCCGCATCATTCGGACGCCGCAATTGATATCGTAGCCGACCGCTCCCGGCGAGATACAACCGTTTTCGGCGTCGAGCGCACCCACACCACCGACCGGGAACCCGTACCCTTGGTGGGTGTCGGGCATACAGATCGCGTGGTTGGTAATGCCGGGCAGGTGCGTCGTGTTTTTGATCTGCTCGAGGGACTTGTCTTCCTTGATCTCCTCGAGCAGCGCTTCACTCGCCAGTACCCGGGCAGGGGCGCGCATATCGCCCTCTTGAGGGATCTCCCAGACGTACTCGCGCACCCGCTCTAACGTGATGCCGTTGGCGTCGAAGGTAGTCATACGTGGAAGTCAGCCCCCAGCGATGAAAGATGTTCGTCTCTCCAGCGTCTGCGATAGTCACTAGCACCGTCAGATCACGATTTCGTCAGTCACGCTCACGCGGAACCTGGTACCGCGTCGGTGCGTTCATCGACCTCGGCGGTCCCGAGCCGTCGATCGACGGCGTAGGGGCCGCTCCCGGTGATGAGCAACACTGACGCAAGCCCGAAGAGGCCGACGTGAGCGAGGACGGGGTCGTCGGGCAGCGCGAAGAGTGTGAGCGTGAACACGCCAATCGCCGTCGCTGCGCTCGTTCGCGTGAAAACCCCGATGACGAGTGCGAGACCGAGGCCGACCTCGGCCAGCCCTGCGCCGAGGGCCCACAGCTCCGGGCTGGCGGGGACGACCGCCGTCAGATCGTACCGGTCCACGACCGCGAGCGCGATGCCGGGTCGCAGGAGTTTCTGGCCGAGGCCGAGGGAGATGAACGTACAGCCGAGGCCGATGCGAACGATCGTCGGCATGAGCGAGCGGTACCTGCGAATCCATCCCTGGAACGCGCGGGCACGGTCGTACACCGGATCGAACCGGCCGTAGACCGTCCCCGATGTCCCGGCGACGTACTGGAGGACGTGGTCCGCGCTCGGACGCCCGCTGCCGAGTAACGCGAGTGCGAGCAGCCCGCCGACGAACTCGAGTTGCAACACGAGAATCGGCCGAAATGCGAGGCCGACGAGGTAGGCAGCGAGCGTGAACATCGCGACGACTCGCGTCGCCAGACCGAAGAGGAGGAAGAAGCCGAGCGTGACCTGCAGGAGCCGGAGTTCGACGTGGAGTGCGGGGCTGATGAAGTAGCCGCTGAACCCGGCACCGATCAACGGAATGCCAAAGGAGATTCGGAGCAGCCAGGGGACGTACTCGGTGTACTCCTGCATGGCAGCCCGGAACGACGCGATGTCCCGGGGCAGCGGACGAACGACGAGATAGATCGCGATCACGACGACGACAGCGACCCCGCCCGCTAGCAGCGGGCCGACGACGAACGGATCGGTCAGCGACTCGGCGAAGAACTCGCCGACAGTGACGTCACGCTCCTCGTCGACAACGTATTCCTCGTGTGCACGGGCCGTTCCGACTGTTCGGAGCAGGAACGCGAGACCGAGCACAACCGTTCCGATGAGTCGCCGGTCTCGAATCCGCTGCGATCTGTCCCCCATCACTGCGACGTACGACCGGCGCAGTGAAAATACGACTGTCCGATAGGGCGAGTACCGTCGTGTTTGCCCCTCGAACGCGTGTCTGGACGACTGCAGTTCGATTCGACTTTAAACGTCGAAGACGACATATGCTTCCCAGTCCTCGTTGCCACCGCCGTCCCCGCCGACGCGCTCGAGACGCATTTCCGAGTACGTCACCGCCTTCACCTCGCGGGCGTCGATCTCGGGAAGCGGGACGCCGCGGGCGCTGGCCTCGAGGGTCCATTCGTCCGATTCGTCGGTCGCGTCCGGTCTCTGGTCCGACGCGGGCGTCTCGATCGACTCCACGAGATGATCGACTGGCAACTCCGCCCGAACGTCTCGCAGGTAGATCAGTTCGTCGAGGTAGTCGAACAACAGTGCTTCGCGGCTCTCGGCCGTCACGGAAAGCGGAAAGCGCTCGCCGGTATCGGCCGGGATTTCGTCGCAGGACGCGGCTGCGAGGCCATCGGCCACCGCCGCGAAGGTCGCCTCGAGCGAGTCACCGGTCGCTGCCACCGCGACGTCGGCAGTGTGGTCGCGCAGTTCGAACCCCATCTGGGAACCCCTTCTCCGGCCGGGGTCCTATGCCCGTCGTTTCGATCGAGTGGGCCCAGAATTTTGTCCGAACAGAATACAAATCAGTCCGGACATGTCGACTACGTCTGACGTTCCCGAGGATCGACTGCCGGTGGAATTATATTGACGACGCTGGTAGGTTGTGGTAGTGAGCGTCAATATCGACAGTCGCGTCGTCGCACCGGGGAGCGACGATTTCGTCGACGACGCCTGGCAGCTCAAGGAGACGATCAATCGTCAGGAGGATGTACTCAAGCAGCGGTACGACTTCTTTACTGACGCGTATCGACGGTCGAAAGTCCACTGTTACGTCCAAGACGACCAACTCATCGGATTCGCCGCCGTTCGACGCGACGGATACATTCTCTTTCTGGCCGTCGATCCCGAGTACCGCAGTGAGGGCATCGGCAAACGACTCGTCGCGCACGTGGCGGACGACCACGACACGATCACGTGTCATGCCCGAACGAGCAACGAGAACGCCCTACAGTTCTACGAACACCTCGGATTCGAGATCAAGCGCCGGATCGACGACTACTACGAGGACGGCGGCGACGCATATTATCTGAAACTCGGTGCCGATGTCGGCATCGCCGACCGGATTTCGGACCTGATTCGACGGTAACAGATGGTTCTGTGGTCTCGGGTCAACGCTCTCACAAGCCCCGGCTACCCGTCGGTATCGTCCCGGACAGTACCGTCGACGAGCACTACGTGACCGTCGATTCGCGTGAATCCGGGTCATCCGCGGACTCGCGTTGATCCGAATTTCCTTCGTCCGTCGACGCTCGAACTGCGCGGAACGTGTTACTCGAAGACGGGAATCCGCCTCACGAGTCCTGCGCGTTCCGCGCCTTCAACCAGTCCTGCACCGATCCCGAATCCGATCAGGTAGACGATTCCGACGATGATGTGGGCTGGACTGTCAAACGGTCCGGCCGTGACCTCACGATAAACGAGCCAGAGCGCGTAGACGAGAAATCCACCACCGACGAAGCGCGTGACTCGAGCCCCGGTCAGTGCTGAGAACGCGCCACCGAAAATCGTACACGTGGCCAGTGAACTGGCGAAGAAAGCCGATTCGCTCCGGTCTACGAGCACGGCCCACAGCCCGCGTCCGGGTATTAGGAGGAGATACGTCACCGCGAACACAAAGAGACCACTGGCCAGGATCTCCCCCACCCCACGCCACGTGGTTTCATACTGATACCTTTCGGGGCATCATATATAATTGGTGGCAATTCTACACGAATCAACCGCACGCGCCACATCTCGAGACCCCTTCCAGCCGGGTCGATCATTCGGCAAGATTATACGCCCCCATCCACGACTACTCGAGTCGTATGGAGGAGCGAACGAGGGCCTATTTGCGGGGGCGATTTCGCGACCATTATCGACGCACAGAGATCACGCCGCCGCCCGCGGCCAACGAACGCGAGTGGGGCTTCATCCCGTGGACGGAGGGCCCCGATACGACGATGGTTCGCCACCGTTCGCTGCTCGAGCTGGGCGATCTCTCGGAGTTTCTCGTCCGAAAGCGCCCGCGACACGTCTACTTCTCCGCCGGCCGGTTTCGCGACCCCGGCGCGAGTTCGATGTCCGAGAAGGAGTGGCAGTCCGCTGATCTCGTCTTCGACCTCGACGCCGACCACCTTCCCAGCGTCACGCTGGGCGAGGACAGCTATGGCGAGATGCTCGCGAAGTGTAAGGATGCCCTGCTCCGGCTGCTCGAGTTTCTCGAGGACGATTTCGCCTTCGAGATTCTCGAGATCGTCTTCTCGGGCGGCCGGGGGTATCACGTCCACGTCCGCGACGAGAACGTCTTACACTTAGAGCGGGAGCACCGCCGCGAGATCGTCGACTACGTCCGCGGCATCGGTCTCGAGTTCGAGGACCTGATCGAGACTGAGACGGTGTCCGGATTGGGACGGAAGACCCCGACAGAGCGCCGTACGCTCCGGATCGAGGGCGGGTGGGGCGCTCGAATTCACGACCACTTCATGGCCTTCGTCGACGAGTTGCTCGAACTCGAGGAGGATGCCGCCCTTGAGCGGCTCCAGTCCTTCGACGGCATCGGCGAGGGGAAGGCCCAGGCCACGCTGAACGCCGCCCGTAATAATCACGAGCAACTCGAGGCGGGCAACGTCACCGTCCACACTGCGATCGCGCAGTTAGCCGAACGGTTCGCAAGTACGGCCGTCGAGCGGGACAACGCGCCCATCGACGAACCTGTCACGACGGACACGAACCGACTGATCCGACTCCCGGGCAGTCTCCACGGCGGGAGCGGGCTGAAAACGGTACGACTCGAGCGCGACGAAATCGCGGACTTCGACCCGCTGGTCGACGCCGTTCCGGAGACGTTCGAGGGCCACGAGATCACGGTCGACGTCAGTGACGGCGGTGAGGTCGAACTTGGAGGAGATACCTTTACGGTCTCGGAGGGAGACCAGTCACTACCAGAGTACGTTGCCGTGTTCCTGATGGCACGCGGCCGCGCCGAGAAGGAGAAAGAATGAATTTAGATGAGCTGCGTTCAGTCCAGAGCAAGGAGCGCCAGAAGGACAGCCTCCAGAATCTGCGCCCCTCGTTCTATCAGGAGGTCGGCGAGTATATCGCCGATCTCGAGGACGAACGCGACCGCGTCGCCGATCAGGCTGACGATCCCTTTTCCTCGCCCGAAGTCGGCCGCCTGACCGACGAAATCGAGACCGCCAAGGACGTCGTCGAAGCGATCTACGAGCGCCGGATGGGCAAACTCGTCAAACAGGCCAGCCTCGCCGCGGCCGGGATGCCGGCCGACGACGAGGGCCTGACCGCCGAGGAAGCCGATCTGTTCGACGATCTCGTCGAGCGGATCGGATCGAACAAGAGCCGCGTCCTCGACGTCCTCGAGGGCGTCGAGGACTCGGTCACCGGTTCGGACGCAGGCGCTGGCGCTGGCTCAACGGCTGCATCCGATACCCCGCCGACCGGTGCGCCCGGTGATATCGAGCCGCGAGCCGAGAATCCGCCGGCCGGCGATGCGACCGCGGATGACACGCCATCGGCACCGTCCGACGCACCCTCGTCGAACGTCGATCCCGTTGCGGAGGATGATGCGCGAGCGAACGACTCGAGTGGCGTCTCCCCTGCCGACGTCATGGGCGGGGACGATCCGTCGGTCGGGGCGACTGATGGGAGCACGGCGGATCGAACCGAGAGTATCGACCCGGCGGACGGACCGCCGGGCCAGCCACCGAGCGAGGGTCCCGGCAATCACGAGGGGAACGCGACTCCCCCGGAGTCCGACACCGGTACCGACCGCCCTGTCGACTCGCCGGCCGCGGAAGGCGACGCCGCTCCAGCGGCCGGCGACGCTCAGGACACGACCGCCGAGATCGATCGCACAACCGTTCGAATCACCAGCGATATCGGCTCCATTCTCGGCGTCGATGACCGGGAGTATACCCTGACGAGCGACGACGTCGTCACGCTGCCAGAACAAAACGCCGCCCCACTCGTCGAGCGAGAGGCCGCCGAACGGCTCGAGTAAGCCGTCTCTCGGCGCTTTATCTCGTTTTCGTCTCCAGTCCGTTGCCGTGTGAAACCGTAACGTATACAGTACCGGTCGCTAACTCGCATGCATGCTCGACGTCGGCGATGAGGCACCCGAGTTCGAACTGCAAAACCAACACGGCGAAACGGTCACCCGCTCCGATTTCGAGGGGCAGCGGCTCGTTATTTATTTCTATCCGCGCGCTAACACGGAGGGCTGTACGACCGAAGCCTGCGGGTTCAACGACACGCTCCCGCGGCTCGAGGACTGCGATGCCACAGTCGTCGGCATTAGCGACGACTCTGTCGACGACATTGCCGACTTCGCCGCAGACTACGACCTCAAGTTCGATCTGCTATCGGACGAGTTCGGCGAGGTCGCGACACTGTACGACTCCTACGGCGAGAAACAGATGTTCGGAAATACCTTCGACGGCGTCTTTCGGAACACCTACGTCGTTGACCCGGACGGGCAGATTGAGGCGGTCTATGAGAGCGTCTCGCCGGACGGCCACGCTGATGAGGTGCTCGCGGCTCTCGAGCCGGCGGACATCACACACTGACGCGGACGCATTCTCTCAGTACGCGGTTTTGCTCGTCCGCGTCCGCTCACGAGTCGGACCCGGATGGGCCGAGCACGCGGACGCGACCGCTATCCGTGACTCGGAGCAGATGATCGTTCAGCGAGAGTTCGACGGTGACGGAACCGTTCCGTCGATCGTCGGTCA
This genomic stretch from Natrinema sp. SYSU A 869 harbors:
- a CDS encoding 30S ribosomal protein S4, coding for MPLGTDTKQYETPNHPYQGERIASEHSLVDRYGLSNKEELWRAQSELRSYRREARELLGQAQDDETVIRRSEEFLGRLKRVGILDETDELGDILSLEIEDILERRLQTIVYRNGLANTAQQARQFITHGHIMVDGQRHLVPSYVIDIDEEDLVAFDENSPLADDLHPERAEGQ
- a CDS encoding sporulation control protein; amino-acid sequence: MAAIGIGAPIYAGIQALLSGYVYREAKHHDRRSPLILAGTTFVFGIAAAIVMSGILLVLVVQAIALVLYLAAQARTGSLAEP
- a CDS encoding 50S ribosomal protein L18e, whose product is MSSKTNPRLNDLIAELKSTSRETDADVWRDVADRLEKPRRTHAEVNLGRIERYAREEETVVVPGKVLGSGALQKNVTVAAVNFSSSAETKIDQVGETVPLEEVLENNPEGSNVRVIR
- a CDS encoding helix-turn-helix domain-containing protein; the protein is MSTIAALSVPAAEFALHHTLEATDGLAVEIERVVAYDPDHVMPYVWFAGDESTLATADDALSDDPSVDEFEPLTDLTDECLYRMNWVDDVIVILHLLTEEQATILDAHVENKAWRFRVLFPEREALSRTYDFATEQGLSIGIQKVHRLEENRHGRFGLTDAQYETLVAALERGYYEIPREMDMDHLSDELGISHQALSERLRRAHRTLVAEIVDVGESDKE
- the moaA gene encoding GTP 3',8-cyclase MoaA is translated as MLTDEFGREVSGVRVSLTDRCNFDCVYCHNEGLGDTRGPMDPQDDEMSTDDVVRFLEVAAEFDVNAVKFTGGEPMLRQDLEEIIERTPDGMEVSLTTNGTFLPGRAEDLVDAGLERVNVSQDALDPEDFAAVTKSGAYETVLEGVEAALDAGLDPVKLNMVVFEHTAGYVPEMVDHVAENDGLQLQLIEYMPELTGKPEWNIDIGRVHEWLAEQADEIEHREMHDRKRYWINDGMVEIVDPVENPTFCANCHRVRVTHEGYLKGCLNRNDDLKSMGEMTKPEIREAFRDTVAGRVPYYGEYMVQNEEGQWEINEKYIEEYAGA
- a CDS encoding DoxX family protein, which encodes MGDRSQRIRDRRLIGTVVLGLAFLLRTVGTARAHEEYVVDEERDVTVGEFFAESLTDPFVVGPLLAGGVAVVVVIAIYLVVRPLPRDIASFRAAMQEYTEYVPWLLRISFGIPLIGAGFSGYFISPALHVELRLLQVTLGFFLLFGLATRVVAMFTLAAYLVGLAFRPILVLQLEFVGGLLALALLGSGRPSADHVLQYVAGTSGTVYGRFDPVYDRARAFQGWIRRYRSLMPTIVRIGLGCTFISLGLGQKLLRPGIALAVVDRYDLTAVVPASPELWALGAGLAEVGLGLALVIGVFTRTSAATAIGVFTLTLFALPDDPVLAHVGLFGLASVLLITGSGPYAVDRRLGTAEVDERTDAVPGSA
- a CDS encoding DNA-directed RNA polymerase subunit D; amino-acid sequence: MSAEYDVEFVEREDREARFLVRGVTPGFANGIRRAMVADVPTMAIDTVRFVENSSVMFDEQLALRLGLVPLTTPPVGEFGEDETVTLSIDVEGPATAYSGDLVSSDDLVQPAEENVPIIELKDGQRFEAEADAVIDRGKDHAKHQGGVAVGYRHLQRVEVDGELPEFEDQESRIIRGVIEDDGELVSTSEFDHDLSNRYPGKEVRIEDVPNAFVFHVETDGSFPIEELVTRAADTIAERATELEDAVQL
- a CDS encoding RtcB family protein; the protein is MTTFDANGITLERVREYVWEIPQEGDMRAPARVLASEALLEEIKEDKSLEQIKNTTHLPGITNHAICMPDTHQGYGFPVGGVGALDAENGCISPGAVGYDINCGVRMMRTNLTYDEVQGHEEELVDSLFANIPSGLGGGGIVEAGVDAIDEILARGVDWALENGHAVEEDLLHCEDEGMREGADPEKVSQKAKDRGKNQIGSLGSGNHFLEVQRVTDVFDSGVGEAYGLEEDQIVVLIHCGSRGLGHQTCNDYLRKIEQQHKGLLDQLPDKELAAAPAGSQLAEDYYGAMNAAINFAWVNRQLIMHRTRQVFERVFDRSWEEMEMDLLYDVAHNIAKKETHVVNEDGDERELYVHRKGATRAFPAGHPEVPKAYRDVGQPVIIPGSMGAGSYVLRGGENSMDLTFGSTAHGAGRLMSRTQAKNEFWGGDVQQDLEDQQAIYVKAQSGATIAEEAPGVYKDVDEVVRVSDELGIGDKVARTFPVCNIKG
- a CDS encoding 30S ribosomal protein S13 encodes the protein MSAEEPQEQEDDEDLRYFVRIGQTDLDGTKSVERSLSEMNGIGRRTSRLIAEEAGVDRTATFGRLDDDVIDGVIEVVENYADEVPDWLNNRQDDFYSGETTHEIGNDLQLTRQHDINRMKMIDSYKGSRHKRGQKVRGQRTKSTGRTEGTIGVNVEEIREEQAEEAAAAEEEDEGE
- a CDS encoding 30S ribosomal protein S11, which produces MSQDEKWGIAHVHASFNNTVMTVTDLTGAETIAKSSGGTAVKQNRDEASPYAAMQMAESVAEEVKAAGITGLHVHVRGPGGNLQKSPGPGAQATIRALARSGIEIGRIEDVTPIPHDGSRAPKGKGGY